ACATCTTTGGCAATCCGGTTTTGTTCTTTCTCTTGGTTTTCAATGATTTTACTAGAAATAATTTTTTGTTGGTTCATTTTCTCCTCAAAACTAACCTTCGTTAATCTTTCAATTTCCAACTGCCCTCCTTTTCTTTTGGTATGATCTGAAGCAACAATAAGAAGCTCTGACTTATTACCCGTGGGATTAAAAGGCACGATAGACATTTCTAACCAAATATCTTCCTCGTTTTGTGTCGTTGCTTTGACCTCACCCTGCCATCCTGTTTTTTTGTGTTTAGAAATTACATCTCCAATGACCAATTGCTCACTTTGTCGACGACTTATAACTTCATAAAAATTAGCCTGAGGATTAAACTTATTGACTCCCAAAAGCTTTGAGAATTTGCTTCCCATTTGTATAATCGTTCCGTTTGAAGATAAACGCGCAAACAAAAGAGTTTCGTTCATAGCTTGTGTTAGCGCTCGTAGCTCTTTTATAGATTTCTCCTTGGCTACACTTAAAACATCAGCATCATAAGCCATTTTCTTAGCATTCTTTTCGGCTTGCAACAGTTTAAATAAACTCTTTTTTACTGTCTTAGCCGTCGGCCAAAAAATGAAAAGAAATTCCGCTAACAAAATAACCAATGTCAATATCATTAAAAGTAACTCTAACTTTTTTAGCCATCTGACTTTCTGATCAGCTTCTAAATCATATTGATTTACAATTTCGTCCATTATAGTAAGATACGTCGCTTCTTCACTTTTTATTACAGCAATAGCTTCCGTAAAATTTTGCCTAGTCAATTCAGGTACCGTTTCAATATTTTGGATGATGTGATGGGAAGCAGTGGTAATCGTATTAAAAACAGGATCTAACCGATTAAACATAGTAATAACATTAGCACTATTGGTTTTTGGTAAACCAATACTATCATTTCCGTTTTTAAGTGCTTCATGAGATGCACTCCAAAGTAATATGGTTGCTTTTAGCTTGTTTTTGAGTGCAATTCTATCTTCTAAATGGGCTGCATCTGAAATTAACAAGACCTCTTTTGTTAATTTCTGGCTCAACATACGCTGTCTACCCGCTATATTTATAACTGTAGAATCGGTTTGTTGGTCCTGAAGGTATTTTCGAACAAACAACTGACTCACAATTACAGTAACAGCAATAGCACTTAACGCTATTATATATAAACGACTTAATTTTTTAAACGTTTGTTGATCTAAAGAAAAGTCTTTATCAGCCATTATATTTAAACTCTTTTATTTGATTGCTTGTTGAATTAAAGCCAAACTTTTTTCAGAATATTTCAGTTTTAAAGCAAATTCATGTCCTGCCTCCGACATTTTTTTCCATGTTTTCTGAACAATACTTATAATCTTTTCTTCTTCATGTTTATTTGAAAAGTCCTCAAAATAATGTTCTAGAAAAACCAAACAGATTACATCTTGAATAACCTGGCTTTCATCGTCCTTTTTAATCATTTTTTTGTTAATCAAAAAAGAGACTCTTTCTATAAACTCCTTACTATAACCAACCGTTTCTAATAACTCCGCAGTAAGATCTGCATGCATTTTTTTTAAAGTCTCTCTCCATGTCAAATACCCCACTCTATCCATAGAAAATTGGTTTCTAGCAATTTTCCATCTACAAATATGTTGCGCTCTAGCTGCTATTTGAAGGGCTTCCGAAGCTTCCCCTTTAAATTGTAATAATTTTTGAGACATGCGTTGAGAATATAATAATTCTTTAGAAAATGTTATTCCGTGACGACTATAAGTATTACTATCCTCAGCATTTTTCTGATCAATTAATGCTATTGCAATTTCAAAATTTGTTGGCTTCATGTTATTCTATTTTTATCCTAATCTTCAAAGCCAATATAAACATTTTCATTTTCAATCTTAATTGGATATACTGCTATTTTCAAATCTTCTCCTGCTAAATTTGAGCCATTTTCTAAGGAGAAGTTTTTTTTATGCAAAGGACAAGCAACTTTAGGTACACCTTCCTTATCACCGATCATTCCTAAAGACAATACCATTTCCATTTTATGAGGACATAAATTCTGACTAGCATACCATTTACCGGTTCTTGTAAAATTAAACACTGCTATTTGCTTGGTTTTATATTTAATACAAGCACCACTATTTTCTGGGAAATCTGAAGTTTGACCAACTTTAAACCATGTCTTCACCTCTGTATTTGACACCGATTCATATCGATTTAATATATGTTCCATTATTCTAATTTTATATTAATTTTACCAAGCTTTAGGCATTTTTTGATCGCGCATGGTTACAAACTCGATAGTATCATCTGTATCATCCGAATTCACAAAATGCTTAAAACGTTTCATTATTTCTTCACTTTCTACTGCTTGTTTCCACTCGCATTCGTATTTATTTACTAGTCCCTGCATTTCGGTTTCTAAGTCATTAACAATACCCAAAGCATCTTCAATAATCACTTGCTTTAAATACGCTATCCCGCCATCCAACTTATCCAACCAAGGGGCGGTTCTTACTAAAGGACCAGCCGTTCTTATATAATACATTAAAAAACGATCTAAGTATTTTATAGCAGTAGCATCATCTAATTGTTCTGCAAATAACACAGCATGTTTCGGGGTTGCGCCACCATTTCCACAGATGTATAAATTCCATCCTCCATCTACTGCAATCAGTCCAAAATCCTTACCTCTAGCTTCGGCACACTCTCTAATACACCCAGAAACACCACCTTTAAACTTGTGAGGCGAGCGTAAACCTCTGTATCTTTTTTCTATTTCAATCGCAAACGTTACACTTTCATGCATCCCATATCTGCACCATGTAGACCCCACACAACTTTTTACGGTTCTTAATGACTTTCCATATGCATGCCCACTTTCAAAGCCCGCAGCTATTAATTCTTTCCAAATTAATGGTAATTCATGTACTTGTGCTCCAAACAAATCTATTCTTTGTCCACCAGTAATTTTAGTATATAAATCGTATTTTTTTGCCACCTGCCCAATCACAATTAATTGGGTTGGTGTAATTTCTCCGCCAGGTACTCTTGGCACCACAGAATACGTTCCGTTTCTCTGAATATTTGCCAAAAAACGATCGTTAGTATCTTGAATTCCCGGTTGACGATTAGCAGTCTCCATTGTGACTGTTGCAAAAATGGAAGCCACTAATGGCTTACAAACTTCGCACCCATGCCCATTACCAAACTTATCTAAGGTCTCATTATAATCTGCAACACGACCAACTTTAATCAAATCGTATAACTCTTGTCTGTTATAATTAAAATGTTCGCAAATAGTATCTTTCACCTCTTTACCAAGCGATTTTAAAGTTTCGTTTACCAAATCGACCACCATAGGTTTACAACCACCACAGCCCGTTGTTGCTTTAGTTTTAGCAATAACATCGGATAGACTTTCACAGTCACCATCTGTAATCGCACCACAAATAGCGCCTTTAGATAAACTCTCGCATGAACATACTTGAGCGGTATCTGGCAAATCTAAAACACTTCCAAAAGCTGCTCCACCTTCACTTAACGGTAAAATTAATTGTGCAGGATCCTCAGGAATTGCCATTTCATTTAAAAAAACTTGATGCAACATATTATAATCTGTAGCATCACCAATTAAAATACCCCCTAATAGTTTTTTACCATCAAGGCTGACATTAATTCTTTTATATAAATGTTGTGTTTTATTTTCAAAAATAACTGAATGCCCTTTGGATGCTGGCATAAAAGGCTCTCCAAAACTTGCGACATCCACACCAATTAACTTCAATTTGGTAGACATATCAATTGTTTCTGCCATAAGACTATCGTTGCCCAAAATCTGATTTACTGCAATACCCGCCATATCGTACCCCGGAGCAACTAGACCATAAATCATTTGATTGTATAACGCGACTTCTCCAATAGCAAAAATGTTTTCGTCAGACGTTTTCATTCTATTATCTACCACAATTCCACCACGAATACCCATGTCTAATCCACAAGTTTTCCCTAGCTCATCTCTTGGGCGGATACCAGCCGAAATGACTAACATTTCAACCTCTAAAACATCATCCTCTCCAAACTCCATACCTGTGATAGCATCGTCTCCTAAAATCTGATTGGTTGCTTTACTAAGATGAATATTTAAACCTATAGACTCTAATTTTAACTGTAACACTTGACTACTTCTAGAATCCAATTGTCTTGGCATTAACTTTGAAGCAAACTCGACAATATGCGGCTCTAATCCCATATCCATGACTGCTTTCCCCGCTTCTAAACCTAACAAACCACCTCCTAAAACTGCTGCTTTTGCTTGTGGATTTTTGGCTTTAATTTTTGAAGCATAGGCTAACATCCCTTCTAAATCTTCTATTGTACGATATACAAAAACACCAGCTTTTTCTACGCCTTTTATTGGAGGTACAAAAGCTGAAGACCCCGTTGCTAAAACTAAGTAATCATAAGCTAACACGTTATCTTTTGCAGTTGTGATTGTTTTATTAGTTCTATCAATATCAGAGACACGTTCGTCTACAATTAAGTCTATTCCATTGTCTTTATACCATGATGTAGGTGCCATCTCTAAAGCTTTTGCATCTTGATTTTCAAAAAACTCGCTTAAATGCACTCTATCGTAAGCAGGTCTAGGCTCTTCACCAAAAACAGTAATCTCAAAATTTTCACTCTGTTCTTGGCTCACAAATTTTTCGCAAAACTTATAACCAACCATTCCATTACCTACTATTATAATTTTTCTCATAACTACGTATTTAATAAAGTCTTTACAAACTAGAGTACAAGACACGTTGTACTTCTTCTTCAAAAAAGGATGGGTGTTCAGAAACCACATCTCCTATAACAATTATTCCTGGCTCAGAAACATCCATATTTTTAATAACACCCGAAATATCTCCAATACAACCAACAGCAAACGCTTCGTTTTTCATGGTTCCATTTTGGATTATGGCAAAAGGAGTTAAAGCACTTCTATAACGACTAACCTCAGTAATAATCTCTTTAAACTTTCTTATCCCCATTAAAATGACCATTGTGGTTTCCGATTGTGCTGCAAATTTTAGGTCTTCAGAAAAGGAACCTTCCTTTTTAGTTGCCGTCATCACCCAAAAACTACTACTTACACCACGCTGAGTCATTGGTATACCTTGACTACCAGGCACGGCAATCACACTTGAAATACCAGGAACTACCGCTACAACAATCCCAAAAGACTCTACATAATCAATCTCTTCATTAGCTCTACCAAACACTAATGGATCCCCACCTTTTAAGCGTACTACATGACCGTATTTAAATGCATTTTCAACAATTAGCACATTGATTTCTTCTTGAGTAAAAGAATGTAAACCACAACGTTTACCGACATATATTTTTATAATAACATCATCTATTTCAGACAACAACTCGTCACTAACTAAAGCATCATAAAGAATAACGTCTGCGCTTTGGATTGCTTTTAACCCTCTTAAGGTTATTAAATCTTTAGCACCCGGCCCTGCGCCAACCAAGGTTACTTTTGCTGTTTTTGATGTCTTCATATTACCATCTAATTACTCGTTGTCTTCCAAAAGTAAGTAATTACCAAACAATACTTACTTAAAACTAAGTAATAATACTTATTTTTATTAGATTACAAGAAATAATGAGTTAATAATACAAATCGTTAATAGAATGGCTGAAAATGAATTATATCCTATATTTTTAAAAGCATCTAGCTTAAATATATTGATTATTGGCGGTGGGACTGTTGCTTTAGAAAAGTTATCTTTTCTATTAAAGTCTAGCCCAAATGCACAAATCCAAATGGTTTCCCCCTTATTTAGAACAGACACCAGAGCGCTAGCTGAAAAATTTGGAATAGAAATGATATTAGAATCGTACAACCAAGATCATCTAAAAGATAAACATATCGTTATAACAACAACGGATGATATCGCTGTTAATGAGCGGGTGTACCACGATTGTAGAATCCGTAAAACTTTAGTTAATGTTGCTGACAATCCTCCATACTGTGATTTCTATATGGGTGGAATAGTCACTAAAGGGAATGTAAAAATAGCCATATCGACCAACGGAAAATCTCCAACAACTGCAAAACGTTTGCGACAATTTTTTGAAGACGTCATACCTGATAATATCGATGATCTTGTAAAAAACCTAAATGAATATAGAAAAACTATTAAAGGAGACTTTGAAGAAAAAGTAGAAATCCTAAATAACTTTACGAAAGGATTAGTAAATAGAAAGTAGTATTGTTTAGGGTTGGTTATTTGCCAATACATTTTACTTTCCAATACAAGAAGTAACAAGTAAGGTATTTAAAGGCCTTACAGAAAACGCGATATAAATAAGGTGTAATCGTTTAGTTGCTTTCAGTAGTGTTTTGTTTGTTGATAAGTTTTCTTAAGCAATAAGATAGCTTATTCTCTAAATAGTTTTTTTAACCTTGTTTGATACGCCTGTTTAAATTTGTATGCAAAAGAGCCGTATAATACACTTTTATGTTTTTTTTTATAATAAACACATCTCTAAAAGTATATTTAGTGCAATTTAAGGAACTATTTATAATAATTAAAGGTCTGAAACTTACTTAAATCTTTATACTATGCCTGCATTATCTTCATTTACTGCACTATGTAACAATAACAGAAATTTACAGAGGAAAAACACTGCATTATCATTGCATTTTGATTGCACTTTTCTTTTTATAGCACGAAAACACAATTGATTTTATATGTATTAACATACAAAAAATCAAATTCATAAGATATTATACGCTTTAACATATAATTTAGTATATTTGTCTAAAATTATATCTAATAACATATAATGAAAGAATTAGCAGAATTTGTAAAAGAACGCAGAAAAGAGGTCAATTTAACACAAGAAGAGTTTGCGGATAGATCTGGTGTTGCACTTACAGTAATACGAAAAATAGAACAAGACAAAACGAATTTAAATTTAGAAAAAGTAAACCAAGTTTTAAAAATGTTTGGTCATAAACTTGTTCCGGTAAGCTTAAAAGAATTAGAAGATAATGAGACAAGCTAAAATATATTACGACAACCTATTTTGTGGTCTTTTAACTGAAACAAATGATGGCGATTTCACTTTTAAATATGATGCTGAATATGTCAAAAAACATTCAGAACAGTTTATAACCTTCACTATGCCAGTTAGAAAAGAAGTCTTTAAAGACCAACGTTTATTTGCTTTTTTTGAAGGTTTAATTCCAGAAGGATGGTTATTAGACATCGCTTCTAAAAACTGGAAAATTAACAGAAATGATCGCATGGGATTACTTCTCGCCTGCTGTCGGAATTGTATAGGAGCTGTAAGTGTTGAATCTGTAAAAGAAAATTATGAATAAGTGTTTATACTGCTATAAAGAAGCCGATTCTGGCAACGATTTTCATGCTGCATGCAGCATCTCTTTTTTTGGTACAGAAACACCTCCAAAATTGGAATATTCATTAAAGGATATGACTATTCTAGCAAAACAGGTTATTGAGAGAAGTGTATCTGTTCCTGGTGTACAACCTAAATTATCAATGTCTTTATTAAATGATAACAAAACAGATAGTCGATTAACAGTCGTTGGAGCTTTAGGAGGAAATTATATTTTTAAACCACCATCTAAAGATTATGCCGAAATGCCAGCAAACGAGCATGTAACTATGAAAATGGCCGAATTATTTAGTATTGATGTGGTACCGCATTCCCTTATTAAGTTAGCCTCTGGAGAGTTGTCTTATATTACTAAACGGATTGATAGAGCCGAAAACGGATCTAAAATACACATGATAGATATGTTTCAAGTACTGGAAGCATTCGACAAATACCGAGGCTCTATGGAACGTATAGGAAAAGCTATAGAGGCTTATGCTGATAATACATTACTTGATAAGCTTCGTTTTTTTGAACTCACTATTTTTAGCTTTCTCACAGCTAATAACGATATGCATTTAAAAAACTTTTCGATAATTAAAACGTCTTATGGTTGGGCATTATCTCCTGCTTACGACCTACTAAATACAGCCATTGTTAATCCTGAAGACACAGAGGAATTAGCATTAACTATTGCAGGAAAAAAGAAAAAAATAACGCTTCAAAACTTTATTGATTTTGGATTAGGCTTAGGATTATCAAAAAAACAAATTCAAAGCGTATTTAAACGTTTTCTAGCACTTCAAAAGAATGCAGAGCATTTAATTAACATCTCTTTTCTCAGTAAAGAAATGCAAAACAATTATGTACTCTTATTGAAGGACAGGTTCAACACATTCTGTTAAGAACGATTTACAATATTGAACTATAAACCGGCTATTCTTTTAGATGCATTACTTTTTTAACTCTGCTTTTATTTTAACAAAAGCTTCTCTTTTAACCAGACAACTCAAACAAACACCGCACTCCATATCATTAGATGGTTGATAACAACTAATTGTTCTATTTAAATCGACATCTAACTTTTTGGCTAATTGAACAACCTCCTTCTTTGTTAAGTTAATTAGTGGCGCGTGTACTTCAGTTTTTGAGTGTTCTGAAATCGTATTTAATTGAGATAAAAACGCACTAGTACAATCCCAAAAATTAACACAATCGTCCTTATTAAAAGCAACGTAAATATCATTAATTTTGTGAGATTCCGCAAGGCTCACCGCCATACTTAAAAACACTAAATTTCTATATGAGACATAAGCATTTTCTTCTCCTTCAGGTTTTTCTCCATCTTTATAAGCAGATAATTGCTTATGACTATCCACAAGAGCAGAACTTGAAAAGAGTTGACTATCTAATTGAATTGTTTTATGTTCAATTACAGTATACTTTTTAGCATTATCTCTCGCAAATTCAAGTTCTATTGCGTGTTTTTCAATACATTTATTTTCCAATACAGAAATTAGCAAAAATATTACCTAGCAAATCATCACTAGTAATTTCGCCTGTAATTTCTCCAAAATGGTATAACGCTTGTCTAATATCTATCGCTAATAAATCTCCTGACAACCCCGATTCTAGGCCATATTTGACTTTCTGAATTTCTTCAAAAGCTTTTAATAACGAATCATAATGTCTGGTGTTAGTTACAATAGTTTCGTTATTACGAAGTGCGCCTGTATTAACAAAACCAATCATTTTTTCTTTTAACTCCTCTACGCCTATACCAGATTTAGCAGATAATAAATGAACATTTTCAAACTGAGCGGTTAAAACGTCCAATTCCTGAGGCGTTAACGTATCAATTTTATTAGCTATGATCACTAAAGGTTTTAGTGGGAATTTATTTTTTATTTTTTCAATTTCAAAGGTGACTCGTTTGCTTTCTGTTTTAAATTCTTCAGCAGAAAACAGAAGCACAATAACTTGCGCCTGTTCCATTTTTTCGAATGTTTTCTTTATACCTATACTTTCTACAACATCTTCTGTCTCTCTAATCCCTGCCGTATCAATAAATCTAAAACCGATACCTTCAATCACTAATTCGTCTTCAATAGTATCTCTTGTTGTTCCTGCAATAGCGCTAACAATTGCTCGATCTTCATTTAAAAGCGCATTTAACAATGTTGATTTCCCCACATTAGGTTCGCCTACGATGGCCACAGGAATTCCGTTTTTAATCACATTACCTACCGCAAAACTGTCTATTAAGCGTTTTAAGACAAAGGTGATTTTCTCGACCAAAGCCTGAAACTGAGAGCGGTCTGCAAACTCGACATCTTCCTCTGCAAAATCCAATTCTAACTCGATTAACGACGCAAAATTCATTAATTCTTCGCGCAATTTTGCGATTTCGCTAGAAAAACCACCACGCATTTGTTGCATCGCTATTTGATGCGACGCTTCATTATCACTCGCAATTAAATCTGCGACCGCTTCCGCTTGACTTAAATCCAATTTACCGTTTAAAAATGAACGTAGCGTAAATTCGCCAGCATTAGCCATTCGGCAACCATTTCTTAAAAATAATTGAATAATTTCTTGTTGAATATAGATAGACCCATGACAAGAGACTTCCACAACATCTTCACCAGTATAAGAATTAGGGTTTTTAAAAACCGATACTAATACTTGGTCAATCGTCCGTTTATCATCCACAATATGACCTAAATGTATGGTATGCGTTTTTTGTTGTAACAGTTTTTTTGTCTTTTTAACAGACTCAAAACACTGGTCTGCGATAGCAATAGCATCTTTACCTGATAACCTAATAATGGCCACTGCTCCTGCTCCGGAAGCGGTTGCTAATGCTACAATTGTGTCGTTATAAATCATATTGCAAAAATAGACATAAAATATTCAATTTTTATATTTTATATTTGTGAGAAATAATAGCATCATGAAACCATATATCTTACTTTTTTTAGTGGCTACTTTAAGCTTATCGTGCAAACAAGAACCTCAAACACCGCTTGTTTTTGGTACTAATATTGGTGATTACGCGCCTACATTTACAGCTAAAACACCAGAAGGAAAAGATTTGTCTTTAGGGGATATTAAAGCAAAGTTGGTTATCTTAGATTTTTGGGCAAGTTGGTGTGGCCCTTGTAGACGTGAAAATCCAAACGTGGTAAAAATGTATAATAAATACCATAGTAAAGGTTTAGAGATTGTTGGTGTGTCTTTAGATAAAAAAGGCCAAGAATCCCGTTGGATCAACGCAATAGCACAAGATAAATTAACTTGGAAACACTTATCTAACCTACAAGGTTGGCAAGAACCAATTGCTGTAGCTTATGGTGTACGATCCATACCAGCTACTTATATCCTAGATGGTGATGGTAAAATAATTGCTAAAAACCTACGTGGCAAAGCGCTTGAAGACAAAGTTGCTGAGATTTTAGGACACTAAATTTTACCCAGCTTTTGCATTACAAATAACACCACAATTGGAATCGCTAGTACTAAAACCATCGTTAAATCTTTTTGAAATAGCCAAGGCGCTATAATTAAAGTGGTCACATAACCACCAACAGCGCCTCCAAAATGGGCATCGTGACCAATATTACCTATTTGTTTTTTCATACCATAAATAGAGTACAATAAGTATCCAATACCAAACATCCAACCTGGTACAATACCATAGATTTTAAGAAGAAAAGGCTCGAACATTATTGCTGAATAAATAATACCCATTACGGCTCCACTGGCTCCAACTGCACTATAATGGTAGTTGTTTTTATTAAATATTAAGGATAATAGACTCCCTGCGACTAGACTTACTAAATAAATAATTAGAAACTTGGTTTGCCCGACCCTATCAATAACTACCCACGCAAAAAAGTAAAGCGTTAGCATATTAAACAATAAATGTTGCGTATTAACATGTAAAAAACCAGAGCTAAAAATTCTGAATTGCTCTCCTCTTTTAACTGCGCCCACATTAAATTTATACTTCTCAAAAAAAGCATGATCTTCAAATCCTTTATAAGAAATGATGACGTTGGCTGCAATAATTATTATAGTTATTAAATTTAAATTACCCATTATCTAGTTTAAGTTTAAATCAAATATAACATATATTTGTTCTCGCAAAACTAACAAGTATTCATGCAATTATTAGCCTACATTTTAATTTATCCTTTTTTATGGTTGATCTCCATACTCCCTTTTAGACTTTTGTACGCCTTTTCTGATGGATTATATGTTTTAATCTATTATATCCTTGGTTATAGAAAGAAAACAGTAAAAGAAAACCTACATCTTGTGTTTCCTAATAAATCTGAAGCTGAAATTGTTAGCATTAGAAAAAAATTCTATCATCATTTTTGTGATATGGCTGTTGAGGCTATTAAGTCTTTAACCATTTCTGAGAAGCAAATGATGAAGCGTTATGTGTTTTCTAATATTGAAGAGATTAAGCAATATGAAAAATCAAATAAGAGTATTGTACTTATGTGTGCGCATTACGGAAGTTGGGAATGGATTTTTATTCTACAAAAACATTTAAATCATAAAGGGTACGCAGTATATAAGCAATTAGGAAATAAATATTTTGATAGATTAGTCAAACGTATTAGAGCTAAATACA
This portion of the Olleya sp. Bg11-27 genome encodes:
- the mnmE gene encoding tRNA uridine-5-carboxymethylaminomethyl(34) synthesis GTPase MnmE encodes the protein MIYNDTIVALATASGAGAVAIIRLSGKDAIAIADQCFESVKKTKKLLQQKTHTIHLGHIVDDKRTIDQVLVSVFKNPNSYTGEDVVEVSCHGSIYIQQEIIQLFLRNGCRMANAGEFTLRSFLNGKLDLSQAEAVADLIASDNEASHQIAMQQMRGGFSSEIAKLREELMNFASLIELELDFAEEDVEFADRSQFQALVEKITFVLKRLIDSFAVGNVIKNGIPVAIVGEPNVGKSTLLNALLNEDRAIVSAIAGTTRDTIEDELVIEGIGFRFIDTAGIRETEDVVESIGIKKTFEKMEQAQVIVLLFSAEEFKTESKRVTFEIEKIKNKFPLKPLVIIANKIDTLTPQELDVLTAQFENVHLLSAKSGIGVEELKEKMIGFVNTGALRNNETIVTNTRHYDSLLKAFEEIQKVKYGLESGLSGDLLAIDIRQALYHFGEITGEITSDDLLGNIFANFCIGK
- a CDS encoding rhomboid family intramembrane serine protease; amino-acid sequence: MGNLNLITIIIIAANVIISYKGFEDHAFFEKYKFNVGAVKRGEQFRIFSSGFLHVNTQHLLFNMLTLYFFAWVVIDRVGQTKFLIIYLVSLVAGSLLSLIFNKNNYHYSAVGASGAVMGIIYSAIMFEPFLLKIYGIVPGWMFGIGYLLYSIYGMKKQIGNIGHDAHFGGAVGGYVTTLIIAPWLFQKDLTMVLVLAIPIVVLFVMQKLGKI
- a CDS encoding peroxiredoxin family protein gives rise to the protein MKPYILLFLVATLSLSCKQEPQTPLVFGTNIGDYAPTFTAKTPEGKDLSLGDIKAKLVILDFWASWCGPCRRENPNVVKMYNKYHSKGLEIVGVSLDKKGQESRWINAIAQDKLTWKHLSNLQGWQEPIAVAYGVRSIPATYILDGDGKIIAKNLRGKALEDKVAEILGH
- a CDS encoding lysophospholipid acyltransferase family protein, which translates into the protein MQLLAYILIYPFLWLISILPFRLLYAFSDGLYVLIYYILGYRKKTVKENLHLVFPNKSEAEIVSIRKKFYHHFCDMAVEAIKSLTISEKQMMKRYVFSNIEEIKQYEKSNKSIVLMCAHYGSWEWIFILQKHLNHKGYAVYKQLGNKYFDRLVKRIRAKYNSYLITTKETSATLLKAKNNGELTINGFVSDQSPKPWKAHHWLDFMGIHVPVHTGAELLAKQLDMAVVYFAVKRIKRGYYETTFTTLAENPNEFKDYEITDAFFKLVEQQIKEAPQYYLWTHKRWKHRDKTPEDFK